The Amycolatopsis umgeniensis DNA segment AGAGACGCCCAGGAGGTACGGATCCGCGAGCGCGTTGCGGGTGACGCTCTGCAGGGCCGCGCCGCACACCGCCAGCACCGCTCCGACCAAGGCCGCCAGCAGCACCCTCGGCACCCGGAGATCCCAGATCAGAGAATCGGCCAGCCTCGGCAACGGCGTCACGGGAAGCCCGAGCCGGGTACCGGCGGCCCGGCCGAGTTCCGCCCAGTCGATGCCGCTCCCCAGCCCGGCACGCGTCGCGACGACCAGCGAAACGATCAGCAGGAGCAGCCAGCCGGTGATCAGCAGTCCGCGGCGCCGGACCTCCGTCGGTGCGACAAGGCGTTCCTCGACGACCGGATCGACGGCGGGGTCGAGCAGCGCCGGGTCAGCCATGACCGAGGGCGTCGAGCCCGGAACCGAAGGCGCGCAAGGCGTTGACCGTCCGCACGGAGGCGTCGAGTTCGATACCCGGCAGCTTGATGATCTTGCCGTCGCGTACCGCGGGCAACTGCGAGAGCACGGGATGCGCGCGCATCATCGCGAGCTTCTCGTCGGCGGTGTCACCGGGGTTGCCCCGTTCTGACAGGTCGCCGATCACGACGACGTCAGGGGCACGATCGGCGATCGCCTCCCACGAGACCTCCGGCCATTCCTGGTCGACGTCGTCGAAAACGTTGGTGACGCCGGAAATCCGGCTCATCTCGCTCGGCATCCCGGTGCGCCCGGCGACGTACGGAACGTCCTTGAACACCGAGTAGACCCACGCGACTTTGAGACCCTGCGGTCGCTTCGCGCCCTTCTCGCGCGCCTCGGCGAGCAGTGCGCGCTGAGCGGTGGCCAGTTCACCGGCGCGATCGGCGACACCCAGGGCCTTGCCGAGGTTCTCGTAGTCCCGGAACAGCCGCTCGAACGCGCCAGTGGTGCCATCGGGGCAGTTGACCGCGCTGACATAGGTCGGGACGCCGAGGGCCTCCAGTTCGTCGCGGGTGCCCGCACGGTCGGCGGTGAAGAGCTCCTTGAAGGAAGCCGTCACGAAGTCGGGATTGGCCGCACGCAACGGTTCGGCGGTGAGGACCTTGGGCGACAGCACTGGGATCTTCGCGTACTCCGCGGCGTGCTCCGGCGAAACCTTGGTCTTCAGGTTGGCCGTCCCGGCCATCTTGGCGCCCGCGCCCAAGGCCAGCAAAGTCTCGGTCGAAGACTGATCCAACGCGACGACGCGGTTCGGCGCGGCGGCGAACGTCGAGCGTTTGCCGCAGCTTTCGATCACGCCCGGTGCGGCGGCGCCGGGCGCGCCCTGATCAGATGTGCCGGTGGCGCAGCCCGCGACCAGCGCCATGACGACGGACGCGGTCGCCAGCCGTACGGGAAATGCCATGGTTCCTCCAGCCTTCGAGTGTCACCCGATAGGCTTACCGACAACGATTACCGATTTCAAGTGAGTTGAGGTGCGATCCGCGTGACCGACGACACCGTGCAGACCCGGACCCCGGTGTTCCGCAGCCTGTCGTTCGTACGGCTCTGGACCGGGAACACCGCCTCCGGGCTGGCGACCTGGGCCCTGCCGTTCATCCTCGGGCTGGCGGTCCTCGAACGGTCGCTTTCGGCCGTCGACCTCGGCATCGTGCTGGCCGCGCGTACCGCGGGATTCCTCGTGGCCGTACCGGTGGCGGGCGTCCTCGCGGACCGGCACTCCCGCCGTCAGGTCGTACTCTGGGCGGGCCTCATCGCGGGCCTCGCCACTCCCCTGATCGCGGTCGGCATGGGCCGATCGGTCCTGCTGATGGCCGTCGCGGCCGCCGTCGTCGGGGTCGGCCAGGGCGCGTGCCGCCCGGCGTTCCAGGCGCTGACCGCCGAAGTGATCGCCGAGGACCAGCGTCAGCAGGCCAACGCCGCGATGACACTGGCCGTCCGGGTCACGACGCTGGTCGCGCCCGGCCTCACCGCCTTGCTCGCCGCCTTCGCCTCGACGTCGGTCCTGGTGATCGGGACCGGAGTGCTCTGGCTGGGCGTGGCGCTGATCCCGCCGCGAGGCACCTTCACCCCGGCTCCGGCCGCCACCAAGACCCGCTTCTTCGGCGAGTTCGCCGACGGACTCCGCGAAGCCCGCCGACACCCATGGTTCCTCGCCGGACTCGGCGCGCTGACCGCCGTGATCGCGACCGGATACTCCGCGACCGGTGTCGTCCTTCCGCTGGTCAGCCGCGATCGCTACGACAACGAAGCCGTCTTGGCCGCCGGGCTCACCGCGTACACGCTCGGCGCTCTGGCGGGCGCCGTCGTCATCGCGCGCTGGCGCCCGAAACGGCAAGGCTGGGCCGCGCTGATCGGACTCGGCTGCTACGGCTTCGCGCCACTGAGCCTGCTGTTCCCGGTGCACCCGGCCTTCGTCATCGCCGCCTACGCCGTCGCCGGGCTGGGCATCGAACTGTTCAACGTCCCGTGGTTCACCGCG contains these protein-coding regions:
- a CDS encoding helical backbone metal receptor codes for the protein MAFPVRLATASVVMALVAGCATGTSDQGAPGAAAPGVIESCGKRSTFAAAPNRVVALDQSSTETLLALGAGAKMAGTANLKTKVSPEHAAEYAKIPVLSPKVLTAEPLRAANPDFVTASFKELFTADRAGTRDELEALGVPTYVSAVNCPDGTTGAFERLFRDYENLGKALGVADRAGELATAQRALLAEAREKGAKRPQGLKVAWVYSVFKDVPYVAGRTGMPSEMSRISGVTNVFDDVDQEWPEVSWEAIADRAPDVVVIGDLSERGNPGDTADEKLAMMRAHPVLSQLPAVRDGKIIKLPGIELDASVRTVNALRAFGSGLDALGHG
- a CDS encoding MFS transporter translates to MFRSLSFVRLWTGNTASGLATWALPFILGLAVLERSLSAVDLGIVLAARTAGFLVAVPVAGVLADRHSRRQVVLWAGLIAGLATPLIAVGMGRSVLLMAVAAAVVGVGQGACRPAFQALTAEVIAEDQRQQANAAMTLAVRVTTLVAPGLTALLAAFASTSVLVIGTGVLWLGVALIPPRGTFTPAPAATKTRFFGEFADGLREARRHPWFLAGLGALTAVIATGYSATGVVLPLVSRDRYDNEAVLAAGLTAYTLGALAGAVVIARWRPKRQGWAALIGLGCYGFAPLSLLFPVHPAFVIAAYAVAGLGIELFNVPWFTATQREVEPGKLARVSSLDFLFSYGLAPAGLAFIAPAISQFGAAPVLAVCAVVCFAAPAAAALIPSSRDFRVTAPIKNV